The following proteins come from a genomic window of Halorussus halophilus:
- a CDS encoding PQQ-dependent sugar dehydrogenase: MQSGASRRQFLGAVVGGSMVGLAGCSQSSSQPTETGGTVTGTSETTQAGAAPNTVALETLATGFDAPLDVEFAPNTDRRYVADQGGRVFVHDDDGLRDQPFLDLRETVVSGSETGLLGIALHPDFAENRRVFVRYSASPRSGTPSNYSHTFVLAEFEASEDGTRAKRDSERTVLTIPEPQGNHNAGSLLFGPDGYLYVGVGDGGSGGDQGTGHVDDWYDRVSGGNGQDVTENLLGSVLRIDVNNREDGKGYAVPEDNPLVGSEGLAEHYAWGFRNPWRMSFDNGDFFVADVGQSAYEEVSLVEHGGNYGWNVKEGTNCYSADECPNSTPSSVRGGEPLRDPIVEYPHDGTAVSGISVIGGYVYRGSDLPGLEGTYVFGDYAAGGRLFTATRPDDGDGLWNTRVLEVADGDASKVQRILSFGRDASGELYVLGTGNDGGGLHRIVPA; encoded by the coding sequence ATGCAATCAGGCGCTAGCCGTCGGCAATTTCTCGGTGCCGTCGTGGGCGGGTCGATGGTGGGGCTGGCGGGATGTAGCCAATCTTCGAGTCAACCGACCGAAACAGGAGGAACGGTGACAGGGACTTCCGAGACGACGCAGGCAGGGGCCGCGCCCAACACTGTCGCGCTCGAAACGCTGGCGACTGGCTTCGACGCGCCGCTGGACGTGGAGTTCGCGCCCAACACCGACCGGAGATACGTCGCCGACCAAGGAGGTCGCGTCTTCGTCCACGACGACGATGGTCTACGCGACCAGCCATTTCTGGACCTGCGCGAGACGGTCGTTTCAGGGAGCGAGACCGGACTCTTGGGCATCGCACTGCACCCCGACTTCGCCGAGAATCGACGCGTCTTCGTCCGGTACAGTGCCTCGCCACGGTCGGGGACGCCGAGCAACTACAGCCACACGTTCGTTCTGGCGGAGTTCGAAGCGAGCGAGGACGGCACGCGGGCGAAGCGCGACTCCGAGCGGACGGTGCTAACGATACCAGAACCGCAGGGCAACCACAACGCCGGGTCGCTCCTGTTCGGGCCGGACGGCTACCTCTACGTCGGCGTCGGCGACGGCGGGTCCGGCGGCGACCAAGGCACGGGCCACGTAGACGACTGGTACGACCGAGTGAGCGGCGGCAACGGACAGGACGTGACCGAGAATCTGTTGGGGAGTGTTCTCCGAATAGATGTAAACAATCGTGAGGACGGGAAGGGCTACGCCGTCCCCGAAGACAATCCGCTGGTCGGGAGCGAGGGGTTGGCCGAACACTATGCGTGGGGCTTTCGCAACCCGTGGCGGATGTCGTTCGACAACGGGGACTTCTTCGTCGCCGACGTGGGCCAGAGCGCCTACGAAGAGGTGAGTCTGGTCGAGCACGGCGGCAACTACGGGTGGAACGTCAAGGAAGGCACCAACTGCTACAGCGCGGACGAGTGTCCGAACTCCACCCCAAGTTCGGTCCGCGGCGGCGAACCACTGCGCGACCCCATCGTCGAGTACCCCCACGACGGTACCGCGGTCAGTGGTATCTCGGTCATTGGCGGCTACGTCTACCGCGGGTCGGACCTCCCCGGCTTAGAAGGAACTTACGTCTTCGGCGACTACGCGGCAGGCGGGCGGTTGTTCACTGCAACCCGACCCGACGATGGCGACGGACTATGGAACACACGAGTCCTCGAAGTCGCTGACGGAGACGCCTCCAAAGTCCAGCGAATCCTCTCGTTCGGGCGCGACGCCTCGGGAGAACTGTACGTCCTCGGCACGGGGAACGACGGCGGCGGACTCCACCGAATCGTCCCCGCTTGA
- a CDS encoding proteasome assembly chaperone family protein, producing MATVNVHAEGVTLDEPVMVEGLPGIGLVGKLATDHLVETFDMTYYASLECEGIPPLSVYQEDSRDVLAPVRLYVDEERDLLALQSDVPVSASAASDFASCVTEWLAEHDATPIYMSGLPEEKQADQIPELTGVATGTAGALLDEHDVGVPSERGAVSGPTGALLSEANKRELDAVGLVVQSDPQFPDPEAARILIEHGIGPIAGIDVDTNDLVEHAEEITEQKQQFAQRMQEAEDDESSQAKPLRMFQ from the coding sequence ATGGCAACTGTGAATGTGCACGCCGAGGGCGTGACACTTGACGAACCTGTGATGGTGGAGGGACTCCCGGGCATCGGACTGGTCGGCAAACTGGCGACCGACCACCTCGTCGAGACGTTCGACATGACCTACTACGCCAGCCTCGAATGCGAGGGTATCCCGCCCCTTTCCGTCTATCAGGAAGACAGCAGAGATGTACTCGCTCCGGTTCGACTCTACGTGGACGAAGAGCGCGACCTGCTCGCGCTCCAGAGCGACGTTCCGGTCTCGGCCTCTGCAGCGTCGGACTTCGCCAGTTGCGTCACCGAGTGGTTGGCCGAGCACGACGCGACGCCCATCTACATGAGCGGTCTCCCCGAAGAGAAGCAAGCCGACCAGATTCCGGAGTTGACCGGCGTCGCCACGGGCACTGCTGGTGCGTTGCTGGACGAACACGATGTCGGCGTTCCCAGCGAGCGCGGCGCGGTCAGCGGCCCGACTGGTGCGCTCCTCTCGGAAGCGAACAAGCGCGAGTTGGACGCTGTCGGATTGGTCGTCCAGAGCGACCCGCAGTTCCCCGACCCGGAGGCCGCCCGCATCCTCATCGAACACGGCATCGGCCCCATCGCGGGCATCGACGTGGACACCAACGACCTCGTGGAACACGCCGAAGAGATAACCGAGCAGAAACAGCAGTTCGCCCAGCGCATGCAGGAAGCCGAAGACGACGAGAGTTCGCAGGCGAAACCGCTCCGGATGTTCCAATAA